A genomic window from Phragmitibacter flavus includes:
- a CDS encoding tetratricopeptide repeat protein, giving the protein MAGPTQFRQYHISQDAEGHHIEVVRNDEQVAVLAFDGVRQLFVVCRVLLKQLNNAADFAERLRKLQSSGLPKLAKVFESGEDEGNTFYITTLVDGETLGEYLGRQDKLPLRLAVGLAMEAMEAAQSLVSVGDFIMDEPLEAIGVLQSGASSLELRVADFRLNALKSGKPPKSSALKAEFKSRAGVLHEGLLQAQKEKGGADGVSAAEFAKWLKALLLACEPGVEGTIEEWLGKWRAFAETLTKVPDLEGALKPVTLLGSQLPTAQQVAQCAALQVKMQSQRVDPAQPYALRGLLMKSGQPVMVEPLPSASLTGPPAVEALDEVKNLHKAGKFPNLVPLVFVEEHKGVRCVAEAAVNGVSLKELLEARGKLDVQETYLVLAGVDAALTQLEKAKLGVRRLRVEDVFLFTGAAKEAEGVAELLVQKLDEWPGFSIVLRVHNSLHSMGGRGFDPATLMPLNQGGGAGVEPVWHGGWMAALGSVMAGMSGSARSAMRRETGVAEIDTVFRLFDDELGRAARGEASGRAAFLSRFARVMQQFHLAQFTHAGGFWTELSGSTSAQDRAEEVSREVARPAPAPAPVKKGLRQMATAAPMMTVAEHEAVHEGSMGFAEMLIGNGQSSAEAPREGLRSIFHAGSDNGDDDAYSTDSSWVNMRDERPFLLNFLLMLTGSMIVGAALAHWSGRAIWQMAPVPVERTEIPAQPVKAELVLDLPVPTVPEAPKPGADSSGSSSAEPMSPPSVVEPTPAPVPNPTPAPASAPMAAPSVALPVEEEAEDGLTKELRDARQRGEKLSPAMRQRAESAAQSGNGEAMLAMGQSLMRGDAGRVDEQAGLEWLEKSVNTGNPQAMVTLADVYLQGRGVAVSPSRAVQLLQGAADQGVPEAQDKLSVCYARGIGTQKDDVKAFQLSEQAYRAGVTSARGNLGAMYLRGQGVAPDAEKAVLLFTEGAELGHSESMFALAQCLEYGNGTRVNLEQATQWYRAAARKGNAEAVRWCSEKRVAY; this is encoded by the coding sequence ATGGCAGGTCCTACGCAGTTTCGACAATATCACATCTCTCAAGATGCGGAGGGCCATCATATCGAGGTCGTGCGCAATGATGAGCAGGTGGCGGTGCTGGCGTTTGACGGAGTGAGGCAGCTGTTTGTGGTGTGTCGAGTGTTGCTGAAGCAACTGAACAACGCGGCGGATTTTGCGGAGAGGCTGCGCAAGTTGCAGTCGAGCGGCTTGCCGAAGCTGGCGAAGGTTTTCGAGTCGGGTGAGGACGAGGGGAATACGTTTTACATCACCACGTTGGTGGATGGCGAGACGTTGGGAGAATATTTGGGCAGGCAGGACAAGCTTCCATTGAGGCTCGCGGTAGGGTTGGCGATGGAGGCGATGGAGGCGGCGCAATCGCTGGTATCGGTCGGGGATTTCATCATGGATGAGCCACTGGAGGCGATTGGGGTGTTGCAGAGCGGGGCATCGAGTTTGGAGTTGCGGGTGGCGGATTTTCGATTGAACGCCTTGAAGAGCGGCAAGCCCCCCAAAAGTTCGGCGTTAAAGGCGGAGTTCAAGAGTAGAGCGGGAGTGCTGCATGAGGGACTTTTGCAGGCGCAGAAGGAAAAAGGGGGAGCTGATGGGGTGTCGGCGGCTGAGTTCGCGAAATGGTTGAAGGCGTTGCTGCTGGCCTGTGAGCCCGGGGTTGAAGGAACGATTGAGGAGTGGCTTGGGAAGTGGCGGGCGTTTGCGGAGACGTTGACGAAGGTGCCGGATTTGGAAGGCGCGTTGAAGCCGGTGACGCTGCTGGGATCGCAGTTGCCAACTGCGCAACAGGTGGCGCAGTGTGCGGCGCTGCAGGTGAAGATGCAGAGTCAGCGTGTGGATCCGGCCCAGCCGTATGCGTTGAGAGGGCTGCTGATGAAAAGCGGTCAGCCGGTGATGGTGGAGCCGCTTCCTTCGGCTTCTTTAACTGGTCCGCCGGCGGTAGAGGCGTTGGATGAGGTGAAGAATTTGCACAAGGCGGGCAAGTTTCCCAATTTGGTGCCCCTGGTGTTTGTGGAGGAGCACAAGGGTGTGCGTTGTGTGGCGGAAGCGGCGGTGAATGGCGTTTCTTTGAAGGAGTTGTTGGAGGCACGGGGCAAGCTGGATGTGCAGGAGACGTATCTGGTGCTGGCTGGGGTGGATGCGGCCTTGACCCAGTTGGAGAAGGCCAAGCTGGGGGTGAGAAGATTGCGGGTGGAAGATGTGTTTTTGTTCACGGGGGCCGCGAAGGAGGCTGAAGGCGTGGCGGAATTGTTGGTGCAGAAGCTTGATGAATGGCCAGGGTTTTCGATCGTGCTGCGGGTGCACAACAGTTTGCATTCGATGGGCGGACGTGGGTTTGATCCGGCGACGTTGATGCCGCTGAACCAGGGTGGAGGTGCCGGGGTGGAGCCGGTCTGGCATGGTGGCTGGATGGCGGCTTTGGGCAGTGTGATGGCGGGGATGTCAGGGTCGGCGCGATCAGCGATGAGACGCGAGACGGGGGTGGCGGAGATTGATACGGTGTTCCGGCTTTTTGATGATGAGCTGGGTCGGGCGGCTCGTGGAGAAGCTTCGGGAAGGGCGGCGTTTCTTTCCAGATTCGCGCGCGTCATGCAGCAATTTCATTTGGCGCAGTTTACCCACGCAGGGGGATTTTGGACGGAACTGAGTGGCTCAACCAGTGCGCAGGACCGTGCGGAGGAGGTGTCGAGAGAGGTGGCGCGTCCTGCTCCGGCCCCCGCCCCGGTGAAGAAGGGGTTGAGGCAGATGGCGACGGCAGCGCCAATGATGACGGTGGCTGAGCATGAGGCCGTGCATGAGGGGTCAATGGGGTTTGCGGAGATGTTGATTGGCAATGGGCAGTCGTCCGCGGAGGCTCCGAGGGAGGGATTGCGGTCCATCTTCCATGCCGGGAGTGACAATGGGGATGACGATGCCTACAGCACGGATAGTTCGTGGGTGAACATGCGTGATGAGCGTCCGTTTTTGCTCAATTTTTTGCTGATGTTGACGGGTTCGATGATCGTCGGTGCGGCGTTGGCGCACTGGTCGGGCCGCGCGATCTGGCAGATGGCTCCAGTGCCAGTAGAGCGCACGGAAATTCCAGCGCAGCCGGTGAAGGCGGAACTGGTGCTGGATTTGCCGGTGCCGACCGTGCCTGAGGCGCCTAAACCGGGTGCGGATAGCAGCGGTTCCAGCTCTGCGGAACCGATGTCGCCGCCGTCGGTAGTGGAGCCAACTCCGGCTCCAGTTCCTAATCCAACGCCAGCTCCAGCCTCTGCTCCGATGGCGGCCCCTTCGGTGGCGCTGCCGGTGGAGGAAGAGGCGGAAGATGGTTTGACGAAGGAATTGCGGGACGCGCGTCAGAGGGGGGAGAAATTGTCTCCGGCGATGAGGCAGCGGGCAGAGAGCGCGGCGCAGTCGGGCAATGGTGAGGCGATGCTGGCGATGGGCCAGTCGCTGATGAGGGGCGATGCGGGACGGGTGGACGAGCAGGCGGGATTGGAATGGCTTGAGAAGTCGGTAAATACTGGCAATCCCCAGGCGATGGTGACGCTGGCGGATGTTTATTTGCAGGGGCGCGGTGTGGCGGTGAGTCCGTCAAGGGCGGTGCAGTTGCTGCAGGGGGCGGCGGATCAGGGGGTGCCTGAGGCACAGGACAAGCTTTCGGTTTGTTACGCGCGGGGGATAGGCACCCAGAAGGACGATGTGAAAGCTTTTCAGTTGTCGGAGCAGGCTTATCGTGCCGGAGTGACGAGTGCGAGGGGCAATCTCGGGGCGATGTATTTGCGCGGTCAGGGAGTGGCACCGGATGCGGAAAAAGCGGTGCTGCTTTTCACGGAAGGAGCGGAGCTCGGACATTCGGAAAGCATGTTCGCACTGGCGCAGTGTCTGGAATATGGCAACGGCACGAGGGTGAATCTGGAGCAGGCGACCCAGTGGTATCGTGCCGCTGCACGAAAGGGTAATGCAGAAGCGGTGCGATGGTGCAGCGAGAAGCGGGTGGCCTATTGA
- a CDS encoding DUF2868 domain-containing protein, translated as MWHQLLKTSHVRAVEETDRENHIWPQETRRAATQQTRNEFPNIALPKFLTERSRILLEKPSAKPVPPQLDLPRIPSWLGFNGWIAAIIVGWFLAALGQESEINLLALPLIGLLLWNGIVMLLSLISGGKSTAPDAVANYLIQRARAHQSPISTRFIELIQRPWLQRFTYRFRAWLHIAAALLALGSISGMYARGWSKEYRAVWESTLLNDQSATTFFNTLFQPASQLLNIPVPTSDIRAMRRGINLTARQPAAALPWIHLYAGTLALFIILPRGLLALLEWQRSRQAIARALQTEDWQNYATRLLALTDGSGSAVQILVHGFISTDRESQDRWRLIAHRQWPDMGHCQFEQVTVGNEVAFIESWNPPASSTVLLIFNLAAVPEIEIHRWLAESILEKWRTVKSHPSLIVALDDSALSKRWSSFGDYPQRLDQRRQNWSQILEGLPIEIVSDRNVHIQP; from the coding sequence ATGTGGCATCAACTGCTAAAAACCTCCCATGTCAGAGCCGTTGAAGAAACGGATCGCGAAAACCACATCTGGCCGCAAGAAACCCGCCGGGCCGCCACCCAGCAAACCAGAAACGAATTCCCCAACATCGCGCTGCCGAAGTTCCTCACCGAGCGCTCCCGCATTCTTCTTGAAAAACCTTCCGCCAAACCCGTCCCACCCCAGCTAGACCTCCCACGCATCCCCTCCTGGCTCGGCTTCAATGGTTGGATCGCCGCGATCATCGTCGGATGGTTCCTCGCCGCCCTCGGTCAGGAAAGCGAAATCAATCTCCTCGCGCTTCCCCTCATCGGCCTGCTGCTTTGGAACGGCATCGTCATGCTCCTCAGCCTCATCTCCGGCGGCAAATCCACAGCACCTGATGCCGTTGCCAATTATCTCATACAACGCGCCAGAGCCCATCAATCCCCGATCTCGACCCGCTTCATCGAACTCATTCAACGCCCCTGGCTGCAACGTTTCACCTACCGCTTCCGCGCCTGGCTGCACATTGCCGCCGCCCTCCTTGCCCTCGGCAGCATCAGCGGCATGTATGCCCGCGGCTGGTCCAAAGAATACCGCGCCGTCTGGGAAAGCACCCTGCTCAACGACCAAAGCGCCACCACCTTCTTCAACACCCTCTTCCAACCTGCCTCCCAACTCCTCAACATCCCCGTTCCCACCTCCGACATCCGTGCGATGCGACGTGGCATCAACCTCACCGCCCGCCAGCCCGCCGCCGCCCTCCCCTGGATCCACCTTTACGCCGGCACCCTCGCCCTTTTCATCATTCTTCCTCGTGGACTCCTCGCCCTACTCGAATGGCAACGCTCCCGACAAGCCATCGCGCGCGCGCTGCAAACCGAAGACTGGCAAAACTACGCCACCCGGCTCCTCGCGCTCACCGATGGCTCCGGCTCTGCCGTGCAAATCCTTGTCCACGGTTTCATCAGCACCGACCGCGAATCCCAGGACCGTTGGCGCCTCATCGCCCATCGCCAATGGCCCGACATGGGACACTGCCAGTTCGAGCAGGTAACGGTTGGCAACGAAGTCGCCTTCATCGAATCCTGGAATCCCCCCGCTAGTTCAACCGTCCTGCTCATCTTCAACCTCGCCGCGGTGCCGGAAATTGAAATCCATCGTTGGCTGGCCGAATCCATCCTCGAAAAATGGCGCACGGTAAAAAGCCATCCCTCACTGATTGTCGCCCTCGATGACAGCGCTCTCTCCAAACGCTGGTCCAGCTTCGGAGACTATCCCCAACGCCTCGACCAGCGCCGACAGAACTGGAGTCAAATTCTTGAGGGACTCCCCATCGAAATCGTCTCGGATCGGAACGTGCATATCCAGCCATAA
- a CDS encoding sigma-54-dependent transcriptional regulator → MDPTILIVDDEKHTREGLRLSLEDDFDVYVASNSAEAMEILRHDNVQLMLTDLRLGGESGMDLIQSALALPQPPICVMMTAYGSVDTAVEAMKQGAYDFVTKPLNLDEVEILIKRALKNRATEKENVELKRQVERKYTIDGILGQAENMKPVFEIIEQVAPTRATVLIDGESGTGKELVARAIHNLSGRPKAKLVTVHCAALSPNVLESELFGHEKGAFTGAQDKRIGRFELADGGTLFLDEIGEIDANIQVKLLRALGEQTIERVGGSKPIHVDVRVVTATNKDLAALVKEGKFREDLYWRLHVVRIHLPPLRERKPDIPVLADAFLRELAELNNKPYKPLSEEALQALLAYNWPGNVRELRAAIEHGIVMCNSARVGLKNLPPTVTGGSFISFNSTSSTTAPAEVPLIDLNLETMERRLIDEALVRSGDNRTEAAELLGLSRRTLQRKLKEMNRVKRIRRSE, encoded by the coding sequence ATGGATCCCACAATCCTCATCGTTGACGACGAAAAACACACCCGCGAAGGCCTTCGTCTCTCGCTTGAAGACGACTTCGACGTCTACGTCGCCAGCAACAGCGCCGAGGCCATGGAGATTCTGCGCCACGACAACGTCCAGCTCATGCTCACCGATCTCCGACTCGGCGGTGAATCCGGCATGGACCTCATCCAAAGCGCCCTCGCCCTCCCGCAGCCCCCCATCTGCGTGATGATGACCGCCTACGGCTCCGTCGACACCGCCGTCGAAGCCATGAAGCAGGGGGCCTACGATTTCGTCACCAAACCCCTCAACCTGGACGAGGTCGAAATTCTCATCAAGCGCGCCCTCAAAAACCGCGCCACCGAAAAAGAAAACGTCGAACTCAAACGCCAGGTTGAACGCAAATACACCATCGACGGTATCCTCGGTCAGGCCGAGAACATGAAACCCGTTTTCGAGATCATCGAACAAGTCGCCCCCACCCGCGCCACCGTGCTCATTGATGGCGAATCCGGCACCGGCAAAGAACTCGTCGCCCGCGCCATCCATAACCTCTCCGGTCGCCCCAAGGCAAAACTCGTCACCGTCCACTGCGCCGCTCTCTCCCCCAACGTCCTCGAATCCGAACTCTTCGGCCATGAAAAAGGTGCATTCACCGGAGCCCAGGACAAGCGCATCGGCCGCTTCGAACTCGCCGATGGCGGCACCTTGTTTCTCGACGAAATCGGCGAGATCGACGCCAACATCCAGGTCAAACTCCTTCGTGCCCTTGGCGAACAGACCATCGAACGTGTCGGCGGCTCCAAACCCATCCACGTCGACGTCCGCGTCGTCACCGCAACCAACAAAGACCTCGCCGCCCTTGTCAAAGAAGGCAAATTTCGCGAAGACCTTTATTGGCGCCTCCACGTTGTCCGCATCCATCTTCCCCCTCTTCGCGAGCGCAAACCCGACATCCCCGTCCTCGCCGATGCCTTCCTGCGCGAACTCGCTGAGCTCAACAACAAACCCTACAAACCCCTCAGCGAAGAAGCCCTGCAAGCCCTCCTCGCTTACAACTGGCCTGGCAATGTGCGAGAACTCCGTGCCGCCATCGAACACGGCATCGTCATGTGCAACAGCGCGCGCGTCGGCCTAAAAAATCTTCCGCCTACCGTCACCGGTGGCAGCTTCATCTCCTTCAACTCCACTTCATCAACGACTGCACCAGCGGAAGTTCCTCTCATCGACCTGAACCTCGAAACCATGGAACGCCGACTCATTGACGAAGCCCTTGTCCGTTCCGGCGACAACCGCACCGAAGCCGCCGAACTCCTCGGCCTCAGCCGCCGCACCCTGCAACGCAAACTCAAAGAAATGAACCGCGTCAAGCGCATCCGCCGCTCCGAGTAA
- a CDS encoding DUF721 domain-containing protein, giving the protein MRYATREQRLRHRLINQWRNAEGAPLQDLPTLTPDNLLPQILKTWKLDDRLRAEEMTAAWQDIVGAFVAQHTAPDGIKRAVLTIRLAQPAIHHTLMMKKAELLQRLQDRFGEKTIKDIRFRHG; this is encoded by the coding sequence ATGCGCTACGCCACCCGCGAACAACGCCTGCGCCACCGCCTCATCAATCAATGGCGCAACGCCGAAGGTGCGCCGTTGCAGGACCTTCCGACTCTCACTCCCGACAACCTTCTTCCACAAATTCTCAAAACGTGGAAGCTCGATGACCGCCTCCGGGCCGAAGAAATGACAGCCGCGTGGCAGGACATCGTTGGAGCCTTCGTCGCCCAGCACACCGCGCCCGATGGTATCAAACGCGCCGTCCTTACCATCCGCCTTGCCCAACCCGCCATCCATCACACCCTCATGATGAAAAAAGCCGAACTTCTCCAGCGCCTGCAGGATCGTTTTGGCGAAAAAACCATCAAAGACATCCGCTTCCGTCACGGTTGA
- a CDS encoding YraN family protein produces the protein MTQPDGSRVDSAAIGQWGEDLAAQWLRRNGRKVLYRNYRAPGGGEVDIVCRHGAMLTFVEVKTRTFEGRERAAMAVNAAKEKLILKGAQAWLRMLDETKEIPRRVDIVEVLLREGELPKVTVIEGALKMRERGRELDW, from the coding sequence TTGACGCAGCCTGATGGGAGCCGGGTGGATTCGGCGGCGATCGGTCAATGGGGGGAGGATCTGGCGGCGCAGTGGTTGCGGAGAAACGGCCGGAAGGTGTTGTATCGGAACTACCGGGCACCAGGTGGTGGCGAGGTGGACATTGTTTGCCGCCATGGAGCGATGCTGACGTTCGTGGAAGTGAAAACGCGGACGTTTGAGGGGAGGGAGCGGGCGGCGATGGCGGTCAATGCGGCGAAGGAGAAGCTGATTCTTAAGGGGGCGCAGGCGTGGTTGAGGATGTTGGACGAGACGAAGGAGATTCCGCGCCGGGTGGACATTGTGGAGGTGCTGTTGAGGGAGGGGGAGTTGCCGAAGGTGACGGTGATTGAGGGGGCGTTGAAGATGCGGGAGAGGGGCAGGGAGCTGGATTGGTGA
- a CDS encoding trypsin-like peptidase domain-containing protein, producing the protein MKKPRFRTLTYAGVGLAGLAAFLYAEEVKTEEAKVENIESKIAYDHSEIANSGQLVMSYADVVEQVLPSVASISTFAKPGQQRGPGGQRQLDEEDLEALPPMFREFFRDYMERNGPQGEEQQSPRNQRRQRQQAPVRTGLGSGFVLTEDGYIVTNNHVVDNSDELKVTVGNASREYTAKVVGKDPQSDVALIKIDAKGLIPAKIGDSSKVRVGDVVLAMGSPMGLDQSVTQGIVSAKGRSQLQILSGQGQMGGYEDFIQTDAAINPGNSGGPLVDAKGRVIGVNTAIQTRTGMFAGIGLSIPSNMAVAIALDLAGDGKVERGFLGIQMGDVDSGMAEFLGLKDDRGVTVTAVVDDSPAAKAGFQSGDVIVTVDGSEVEDYVKLRLLIGSKRSGETVKFGAKRFNEETKKPEDIELQAVLQSLDGEKVLAGMQRGPGGQNAPALKGNEFLKGVRVVSLNEQLRADYGVPEEVEGLVVTSVEEDSPAGKVGLLEGDVITKVNRKAVKTTAEAKSLRGEAGSVMLLEIFREGQTKFLPVKN; encoded by the coding sequence ATGAAAAAGCCACGATTTAGAACATTGACCTATGCTGGAGTTGGCCTGGCCGGACTGGCAGCCTTCCTCTATGCGGAGGAGGTCAAGACTGAAGAAGCGAAGGTTGAAAATATCGAGTCCAAGATTGCTTATGATCACTCGGAGATTGCCAATTCCGGACAGTTGGTGATGAGTTATGCCGATGTGGTGGAACAGGTGCTGCCAAGTGTGGCAAGCATCAGCACTTTCGCCAAGCCGGGTCAGCAGCGCGGTCCTGGTGGACAGCGTCAGTTGGATGAAGAGGATCTGGAAGCCCTGCCTCCAATGTTTCGTGAGTTTTTCCGCGATTACATGGAGCGGAACGGGCCGCAGGGTGAGGAGCAGCAGAGCCCTCGCAATCAGCGTCGGCAGCGCCAGCAGGCTCCCGTGCGCACCGGTTTGGGATCAGGGTTTGTGTTGACGGAAGATGGTTACATCGTGACGAACAATCACGTGGTCGACAACTCTGATGAACTGAAAGTTACGGTCGGGAATGCCAGCCGCGAATACACGGCGAAAGTGGTCGGGAAAGATCCGCAATCGGATGTGGCGCTGATCAAAATTGACGCGAAGGGGTTGATTCCTGCGAAGATTGGCGACAGTTCGAAAGTGCGTGTTGGGGATGTGGTGCTGGCGATGGGTTCTCCGATGGGGCTCGATCAGTCGGTGACCCAGGGAATCGTGAGTGCCAAGGGGCGTTCGCAATTGCAGATTCTTAGTGGTCAGGGGCAGATGGGGGGGTATGAGGATTTTATCCAGACCGATGCCGCCATCAATCCGGGCAACTCGGGTGGGCCCTTGGTGGATGCGAAGGGTCGGGTGATTGGCGTGAACACGGCGATCCAAACCCGCACCGGCATGTTTGCCGGCATTGGCCTCTCCATTCCTTCCAACATGGCGGTGGCGATTGCGCTTGATCTGGCCGGTGATGGAAAAGTGGAACGTGGTTTTCTCGGCATCCAGATGGGTGACGTGGATTCCGGCATGGCGGAATTTCTCGGTCTGAAGGATGATCGAGGCGTGACAGTGACGGCAGTGGTGGATGATTCACCGGCGGCCAAGGCGGGATTCCAAAGCGGCGATGTGATCGTGACGGTGGATGGCAGCGAGGTGGAAGACTATGTGAAGCTGCGTTTGCTGATTGGTTCCAAGCGGTCGGGCGAGACGGTGAAGTTTGGAGCGAAGCGCTTTAACGAAGAGACCAAAAAACCTGAGGACATTGAGCTCCAGGCCGTGCTTCAATCGCTGGATGGCGAGAAGGTGCTGGCTGGCATGCAACGAGGTCCTGGCGGTCAGAATGCTCCAGCATTGAAAGGCAACGAGTTCCTCAAAGGGGTGCGAGTCGTTAGCTTGAATGAGCAACTGCGTGCAGATTACGGCGTGCCCGAAGAGGTTGAAGGTCTGGTGGTCACTTCGGTGGAGGAAGACAGTCCCGCTGGCAAGGTCGGACTGCTTGAGGGTGATGTGATCACCAAGGTCAATCGTAAAGCGGTCAAGACCACGGCGGAAGCCAAATCGCTGCGTGGCGAAGCCGGTTCGGTGATGCTGTTGGAGATCTTCCGTGAAGGTCAGACGAAGTTTCTTCCGGTGAAGAACTGA
- the guaA gene encoding glutamine-hydrolyzing GMP synthase, protein MITEGEVAVLDYGSQYSQLIVRRVRELGFVSHLYPPDQLATLNQPGAVILSGGPRSTSEVGAPDVDFEALMAFGVPILGVCYGMQLLNIKHGGTVKPGVTREYGPARLVVKEDNKAPLFDGLPHDSQIWMSHSDTVQNLSSGTKVIATNQDSVPVALQWSETCFGIQFHPEVTHSHEGTKILKNFLSLAEGKLAKFSITDFKDQMIEEIRREVADREVICGVSGGVDSTVLAVLLHKAGVKQRCLFVDNGLLRKNEREDVVAQFKEVGVPIEVVDARELFLNALSGVSDPEAKRKIIGNLFLDVFFGAADHIEVMAQGTLYPDVIESATSGSIASKIKTHHNRVDRAMELKKQGRVIEPLAELFKDEVRALGAELGIPHKALWRHPFPGPGLAVRVPGEVTEERLEICREADAIFIEELRRSGWYERTWQAYAAVLPVKTVGVKGDERSYEAAVSIRAVISEDAMTADWVELPHEVLRVISHRILNEVKGVNRVLYDISTKPPASIEWE, encoded by the coding sequence ATGATTACCGAAGGCGAAGTGGCAGTTTTGGACTATGGCTCGCAATACAGCCAGTTGATTGTTCGGCGTGTGCGCGAACTGGGTTTTGTTTCACATTTGTATCCGCCGGATCAGCTCGCAACGCTGAACCAGCCGGGTGCGGTGATTCTGAGCGGAGGTCCGCGCAGCACCAGTGAGGTGGGGGCGCCGGATGTGGATTTTGAGGCGCTCATGGCGTTTGGAGTGCCGATCTTGGGGGTTTGTTATGGGATGCAATTGCTGAACATCAAGCATGGCGGCACGGTGAAACCGGGGGTGACTCGGGAGTATGGTCCGGCGCGGCTGGTGGTGAAAGAGGACAACAAGGCGCCGTTGTTTGATGGGTTGCCGCATGATTCGCAGATTTGGATGTCGCACAGTGATACGGTGCAGAATTTGTCGAGCGGAACGAAGGTGATTGCGACAAACCAGGACAGCGTGCCGGTGGCGTTGCAGTGGAGTGAGACGTGTTTTGGGATTCAGTTTCACCCAGAGGTGACGCATTCACATGAGGGGACCAAGATTCTCAAAAATTTCCTGAGCCTGGCGGAAGGCAAACTGGCGAAGTTCAGCATCACGGATTTCAAGGATCAGATGATTGAGGAGATTCGTCGGGAGGTGGCGGATCGCGAGGTGATTTGCGGGGTTTCGGGTGGGGTCGATTCGACGGTTTTGGCGGTGCTCTTGCACAAGGCGGGGGTGAAGCAGCGATGCTTGTTTGTGGATAATGGTTTGTTGCGCAAGAACGAACGTGAGGATGTGGTGGCGCAGTTTAAAGAAGTGGGGGTGCCGATTGAAGTGGTGGATGCGAGGGAGCTGTTTTTGAATGCGCTGAGCGGGGTGTCTGATCCTGAGGCGAAGCGCAAGATCATTGGGAACTTGTTTCTGGATGTGTTTTTTGGCGCGGCGGATCACATTGAGGTGATGGCGCAGGGGACTTTGTATCCGGACGTGATTGAGAGTGCGACGAGCGGGTCGATTGCCAGCAAAATCAAGACGCATCACAATCGGGTGGACCGGGCGATGGAGTTGAAAAAACAGGGCCGGGTGATTGAGCCGTTGGCGGAGTTGTTCAAGGACGAGGTGCGCGCCTTAGGCGCTGAGTTGGGAATTCCACACAAGGCTTTGTGGCGTCATCCGTTTCCCGGGCCTGGTCTGGCGGTGCGTGTTCCTGGCGAGGTGACGGAGGAGCGATTGGAGATTTGCCGTGAAGCGGATGCGATTTTCATCGAAGAATTGCGGCGTTCAGGTTGGTATGAGCGGACCTGGCAGGCTTATGCGGCGGTGCTGCCGGTGAAAACGGTGGGCGTGAAGGGGGATGAGCGCAGTTATGAGGCGGCGGTGTCGATTCGGGCAGTGATCAGCGAAGACGCGATGACGGCGGATTGGGTGGAGTTGCCGCATGAAGTATTGCGGGTGATCTCACACCGGATTTTGAACGAGGTGAAAGGGGTCAACCGCGTGCTTTATGACATTTCCACGAAACCACCGGCAAGCATTGAGTGGGAGTGA
- a CDS encoding ParA family protein, whose protein sequence is MAAKAIAFINFKGGVGKTAATVNLGAALAYHEGKKVLIVDLDAQCNSSFWLMQPHAWRDHIKNGKHSTYQIFQDHLQGTKLFNFEQSTLFGMPRREVPLIKNLDLLPAAVELIKIEDSIQQSKHTRYFEILQKTLEPHYQDYDYIFFDCPPNIYSVTKNALFAADYCVIPYLPDFLSLAGFQVFAKLVDEFNDKVASHKKHYKKASIAAVIVSHFRIGLKDHERNLMDLSLILSHLRGQKLVHNKAALLTPPVRYNVKVAESTNAHQPVILYDPGSIGADDYRHLAKSFHYHFNSLP, encoded by the coding sequence ATGGCCGCCAAAGCAATCGCCTTCATCAACTTCAAAGGAGGTGTCGGGAAAACCGCCGCCACCGTGAACCTCGGCGCCGCCCTCGCCTACCACGAAGGCAAAAAAGTCCTCATCGTCGACCTCGACGCCCAGTGCAACTCCAGCTTCTGGCTCATGCAGCCCCACGCCTGGCGCGACCACATCAAAAACGGCAAACACTCCACCTACCAGATCTTTCAAGACCACCTCCAGGGCACCAAACTCTTCAACTTCGAACAAAGCACCCTCTTCGGCATGCCGCGCCGCGAGGTCCCCCTCATCAAAAATCTCGACCTCCTCCCCGCCGCCGTCGAACTCATCAAAATCGAAGACAGCATCCAGCAAAGCAAACACACCCGCTATTTCGAGATCCTGCAAAAGACCCTCGAACCCCATTATCAGGACTACGACTACATCTTCTTTGACTGTCCACCCAACATCTATTCCGTTACCAAAAACGCCCTTTTCGCTGCCGACTACTGCGTTATCCCCTACCTTCCCGACTTCCTCTCCCTCGCCGGCTTCCAGGTCTTCGCCAAACTCGTCGACGAGTTCAACGACAAGGTCGCCAGTCATAAAAAGCACTACAAAAAAGCCAGCATCGCCGCCGTCATCGTCAGCCATTTTCGCATCGGCCTCAAAGATCACGAGCGCAACCTCATGGACCTCAGCCTCATCCTCTCCCACCTGAGAGGCCAGAAACTCGTTCACAACAAAGCCGCCCTGCTCACCCCTCCCGTTCGTTACAACGTCAAAGTCGCCGAGTCGACCAACGCGCACCAGCCCGTCATCCTTTACGATCCCGGCAGCATCGGTGCCGACGACTACCGCCACCTCGCCAAATCCTTCCACTACCATTTCAACAGCCTGCCATGA